A region of Bifidobacterium adolescentis ATCC 15703 DNA encodes the following proteins:
- a CDS encoding SDR family oxidoreductase — translation MQQSDSLPLKGRVALVTGASRGIGAAIALRLVRAGACVAINYVSDDERAKRCAQRIMDDCEAAGRVITCKADVTDAGQVHDMVSTVVATFGGLDILVNNAFARYSFDPRNRKTFGTIGWSDYAAQLEGCLKGAYNTCEAALPQMRRQTGGRVINISSNLVDSPIVPYHDYTAAKGALVGFTRSLAQEAGAWGVTVNAIAAGLTVGTESSRATTEDVRERIIASTPLGRLATADDIAGAVAMLASDDASFITGQTLHVDGGLVMR, via the coding sequence ATGCAGCAGTCCGATTCTCTGCCGTTGAAGGGACGTGTCGCATTGGTGACTGGCGCGAGCCGCGGCATCGGCGCGGCGATCGCGTTACGTCTGGTTCGCGCCGGCGCATGCGTGGCTATTAACTACGTCAGCGATGACGAGCGTGCGAAGCGGTGTGCGCAACGCATTATGGACGATTGTGAGGCGGCCGGTCGTGTGATCACCTGCAAGGCCGATGTCACCGACGCCGGACAGGTGCACGACATGGTATCCACGGTGGTCGCAACGTTCGGCGGATTGGACATTCTCGTCAATAACGCATTCGCCCGTTATTCGTTCGACCCACGCAATCGCAAGACCTTCGGTACCATCGGATGGTCCGATTACGCGGCACAGCTAGAAGGATGCCTCAAAGGCGCATACAACACCTGCGAAGCAGCGCTGCCGCAGATGAGGCGTCAGACCGGAGGACGCGTTATCAACATCTCTAGTAACCTCGTCGACTCCCCGATTGTGCCGTATCATGACTACACCGCTGCGAAAGGTGCGTTGGTAGGTTTCACCAGATCATTGGCGCAGGAGGCTGGGGCATGGGGCGTGACCGTGAACGCCATCGCGGCCGGGCTCACCGTTGGCACCGAATCGAGCCGTGCCACCACCGAGGATGTACGCGAGCGTATCATCGCATCCACCCCGTTGGGCAGACTCGCCACCGCCGATGATATCGCCGGAGCCGTGGCTATGCTGGCCAGCGATGACGCATCATTCATCACTGGCCAGACACTGCACGTCGACGGGGGCTTGGTGATGCGTTAA